One genomic region from Lycorma delicatula isolate Av1 chromosome 1, ASM4794821v1, whole genome shotgun sequence encodes:
- the LOC142318038 gene encoding uncharacterized protein LOC142318038 isoform X1, whose product MFHLKIISFVSFIWIHAVLTLLPCRKTFCTSNNEHCLLDIQCCDCMKCVKVDIILNDEDDNDFKYEFLCSNITKDNNLFNNFEKQNLSIQYNYLTKFKIKLLYHKTSQRIKFWTSSFLNKFGYTLYTFRDSIFNFNFTNKEDNSKIVDFYNTSSSSEQFYVSSAKAVKVSSIGYLSTTDSSPELEIKKNYDETNTSPFDEYSNLNNINHSSKNFSVPTYFRFVHTTLKTISTTLITSNFYCRDRKNKNLTDIKRIKINCIISTINQIMKELIEHRDEVILRKFIELCTLQNATIHGKSSSSTRVTQTLKGITNNLSQNIEQSEKSFSGIFSYKNDSQEMLNNSFNQNSISKVFSSEKIDQLDVNSDFDQNLKKMNESFLKTAHSNEIENNNKQIQVTVARVNKNPSVISTVLYKKSIVDNYNDIIISSIRSKSVKKFKPYHTTLSGAKLQDQVTQRTASNITRSLVQSLIPQITLSTDITSSTAHIRTTTAFTTHFLNRTISSKNLTEINIIDHTTRLNKNMSTFIAKFNHTLRIHMKVTQFNSTVIKKSKMTLNNNSTHVSASHYENNFRHSYIDNNYWNKSEESRKNHLNNTHKINRIRKLLLTSFTRSERILKKFKKHKNKVLHVNYTEDNKKFLTKMLSKNNYHLINLNFFKINATKLKNKSYKIKNTKKKSYRSSKIVFPSTILNFVDTQKKNSSLKVKMFNITKHIKLNFTRKIVVHNISTTLLKKAKMSNRHDEKIVMMRHKLRNVCCNVSDSLLMKIINNTDSRNRVYCALHNLTNT is encoded by the exons atgtttcatttgaaaATCATTAGTTTTGTCAGTTTTATTTGGATTCATGCTGTTTTAACTTTATTACCATGCAGAAAGACTTTTTGTACATCAAACAATGAACAT tgTTTGCTGGACATACAGTGCTGTGACTGCATGAAGTGTGTAAAAGTTGACATTATTTTAAACGATGAAGATgacaatgattttaaatatgaatttttatgtagcaatattacaaaagataataacctttttaataattttgaaaaacagaatCTGTCAATTCAGTATAATTACTTAACcaagtttaaaattaagttactgtatcataaaaccagtcaaagaattaaattttggacatcatcatttttaaataaatttggttataCTCTTTATACTTTTAGagattcaatatttaattttaattttactaacaaagAAGATAATTCAAAGATAgtagatttttataatactagTAGTTCCTCTGAACAGTTTTATGTATCATCAGCTAAAGCGGTTAAGGTCAGCAGCATTGGGTACTTAAGTACTACAGATAGCTCaccagaattagaaataaaaaagaattatgatgAAACAAATACATCACCTTTTGATGAATAttccaatttaaataatataaaccatAGTAGTAAGAATTTTTCAGTACCTACTTATTTTAGATTTGTTCATACCACACTTAAAACAATATCTACAACACTGATAACCAGTAATTTTTATTGCAGAGAtcgtaagaataaaaatttaacagacataaagagaataaaaattaactgtataattagtacaattaatcaaataatgaaaGAGTTAATTGAACATAGAGatgaagtaattttaagaaagttcATAGAACTTTGTACATTACAAAATGCTACAATACATGGTAAATCATCAAGTTCTACAAGAGTTACCCAGACACTTAAAGGAATAACTAACAATTTGTCCCAAAATATAGAACAAagtgaaaaatcattttcaggaattttttcttacaaaaatgatAGTCAAGAAATGCTGAACAATTCTTTTAATCAAAACTCCATTTCTAAAgttttttcatcagaaaaaattgATCAACTAGATGTAAACAGTGATTTTgatcaaaacttaaagaaaatgaatgaatcTTTTCTTAAAACTGCTCACtctaatgaaatagaaaataataataaacaaattcaaGTGACTGTTGCTAGAGTTAACAAAAATCCATCAGTCATATCAACTGTTCTGTATAAAAAATCGATTGttgataattataatgatatcATCATATCATCAATAAGATCaaaatctgtgaaaaaatttAAGCCTTATCATACAACTTTAAGTGGGGCTAAATTACAAGATCAAGTTACTCAAAGAACAGCTTCTAATATAACCAGATCATTAGTTCAGTCATTAATTCCCCAGATTACATTATCAACAGATATTACCTCATCTACAGCTCACATTCGTACAACAACAGCATTCactactcattttttaaatcgtaCTATCAGttctaaaaatttaactgaaataaatatcattgatCATACTAcaagattgaataaaaatatgagtacTTTTATAGCTAAATTTAATCACACATTAAGAATTCATATGAAGGTAACTCAGTTTAATTCTACAGttatcaaaaaatctaaaatgacaCTGAATAATAATAGCACTCATGTTTCAGCAtcacattatgaaaataattttagacatTCTTACATTGACAATAATTACTGGAATAAATCAGAAGAGtcaagaaaaaatcatttaaataacacacataaaataaatagaataagaaaGTTGTTACTGACATCTTTTACTAGGtcagaaagaatattaaaaaagtttaaaaagcataaaaataaggTACTCCATGTAAATTAtacagaagataataaaaaatttttaactaaaatgctgtcaaaaaataactaccatttaataaatttgaatttttttaaaattaatgccaCTAAgctcaaaaataaaagttataaaataaaaaacactaaaaagaaGTCATACCGCAGTTCTAAAATAGTATTTCCTTccactattttaaattttgttgatacaCAGAAGAAAAACAGTTCacttaaagtaaaaatgtttaatataacaaaacatataaaattaaattttacacgaAAAATTGTAGTTCATAATATATCAACTACGTTGTTAAAAAAAGCTAAGATGAGTAATAGAcatgatgaaaaaattgttatgatgAGGCACAAGCTAAGAAATGTCTGCTGTAATGTTTCTGACTCCTTATTAATGAAGATAATCAATAACACTGATTCAAGAAATAGAGTGTACTGTGCTTTACATAATCTTACTAATACATGA
- the LOC142318038 gene encoding uncharacterized protein LOC142318038 isoform X2 produces MKCVKVDIILNDEDDNDFKYEFLCSNITKDNNLFNNFEKQNLSIQYNYLTKFKIKLLYHKTSQRIKFWTSSFLNKFGYTLYTFRDSIFNFNFTNKEDNSKIVDFYNTSSSSEQFYVSSAKAVKVSSIGYLSTTDSSPELEIKKNYDETNTSPFDEYSNLNNINHSSKNFSVPTYFRFVHTTLKTISTTLITSNFYCRDRKNKNLTDIKRIKINCIISTINQIMKELIEHRDEVILRKFIELCTLQNATIHGKSSSSTRVTQTLKGITNNLSQNIEQSEKSFSGIFSYKNDSQEMLNNSFNQNSISKVFSSEKIDQLDVNSDFDQNLKKMNESFLKTAHSNEIENNNKQIQVTVARVNKNPSVISTVLYKKSIVDNYNDIIISSIRSKSVKKFKPYHTTLSGAKLQDQVTQRTASNITRSLVQSLIPQITLSTDITSSTAHIRTTTAFTTHFLNRTISSKNLTEINIIDHTTRLNKNMSTFIAKFNHTLRIHMKVTQFNSTVIKKSKMTLNNNSTHVSASHYENNFRHSYIDNNYWNKSEESRKNHLNNTHKINRIRKLLLTSFTRSERILKKFKKHKNKVLHVNYTEDNKKFLTKMLSKNNYHLINLNFFKINATKLKNKSYKIKNTKKKSYRSSKIVFPSTILNFVDTQKKNSSLKVKMFNITKHIKLNFTRKIVVHNISTTLLKKAKMSNRHDEKIVMMRHKLRNVCCNVSDSLLMKIINNTDSRNRVYCALHNLTNT; encoded by the coding sequence ATGAAGTGTGTAAAAGTTGACATTATTTTAAACGATGAAGATgacaatgattttaaatatgaatttttatgtagcaatattacaaaagataataacctttttaataattttgaaaaacagaatCTGTCAATTCAGTATAATTACTTAACcaagtttaaaattaagttactgtatcataaaaccagtcaaagaattaaattttggacatcatcatttttaaataaatttggttataCTCTTTATACTTTTAGagattcaatatttaattttaattttactaacaaagAAGATAATTCAAAGATAgtagatttttataatactagTAGTTCCTCTGAACAGTTTTATGTATCATCAGCTAAAGCGGTTAAGGTCAGCAGCATTGGGTACTTAAGTACTACAGATAGCTCaccagaattagaaataaaaaagaattatgatgAAACAAATACATCACCTTTTGATGAATAttccaatttaaataatataaaccatAGTAGTAAGAATTTTTCAGTACCTACTTATTTTAGATTTGTTCATACCACACTTAAAACAATATCTACAACACTGATAACCAGTAATTTTTATTGCAGAGAtcgtaagaataaaaatttaacagacataaagagaataaaaattaactgtataattagtacaattaatcaaataatgaaaGAGTTAATTGAACATAGAGatgaagtaattttaagaaagttcATAGAACTTTGTACATTACAAAATGCTACAATACATGGTAAATCATCAAGTTCTACAAGAGTTACCCAGACACTTAAAGGAATAACTAACAATTTGTCCCAAAATATAGAACAAagtgaaaaatcattttcaggaattttttcttacaaaaatgatAGTCAAGAAATGCTGAACAATTCTTTTAATCAAAACTCCATTTCTAAAgttttttcatcagaaaaaattgATCAACTAGATGTAAACAGTGATTTTgatcaaaacttaaagaaaatgaatgaatcTTTTCTTAAAACTGCTCACtctaatgaaatagaaaataataataaacaaattcaaGTGACTGTTGCTAGAGTTAACAAAAATCCATCAGTCATATCAACTGTTCTGTATAAAAAATCGATTGttgataattataatgatatcATCATATCATCAATAAGATCaaaatctgtgaaaaaatttAAGCCTTATCATACAACTTTAAGTGGGGCTAAATTACAAGATCAAGTTACTCAAAGAACAGCTTCTAATATAACCAGATCATTAGTTCAGTCATTAATTCCCCAGATTACATTATCAACAGATATTACCTCATCTACAGCTCACATTCGTACAACAACAGCATTCactactcattttttaaatcgtaCTATCAGttctaaaaatttaactgaaataaatatcattgatCATACTAcaagattgaataaaaatatgagtacTTTTATAGCTAAATTTAATCACACATTAAGAATTCATATGAAGGTAACTCAGTTTAATTCTACAGttatcaaaaaatctaaaatgacaCTGAATAATAATAGCACTCATGTTTCAGCAtcacattatgaaaataattttagacatTCTTACATTGACAATAATTACTGGAATAAATCAGAAGAGtcaagaaaaaatcatttaaataacacacataaaataaatagaataagaaaGTTGTTACTGACATCTTTTACTAGGtcagaaagaatattaaaaaagtttaaaaagcataaaaataaggTACTCCATGTAAATTAtacagaagataataaaaaatttttaactaaaatgctgtcaaaaaataactaccatttaataaatttgaatttttttaaaattaatgccaCTAAgctcaaaaataaaagttataaaataaaaaacactaaaaagaaGTCATACCGCAGTTCTAAAATAGTATTTCCTTccactattttaaattttgttgatacaCAGAAGAAAAACAGTTCacttaaagtaaaaatgtttaatataacaaaacatataaaattaaattttacacgaAAAATTGTAGTTCATAATATATCAACTACGTTGTTAAAAAAAGCTAAGATGAGTAATAGAcatgatgaaaaaattgttatgatgAGGCACAAGCTAAGAAATGTCTGCTGTAATGTTTCTGACTCCTTATTAATGAAGATAATCAATAACACTGATTCAAGAAATAGAGTGTACTGTGCTTTACATAATCTTACTAATACATGA